Proteins encoded by one window of Serratia nevei:
- the fecR gene encoding ferric citrate uptake sigma factor regulator FecR produces MSNAITPEQRQALKMAAHWYALLCDEHVTDRQRQQWQAWHQQHDDHRWAWQRVEALQSQLQGVPGKFSYRALDRAGRQSAIDRRTLLKSLLLLLGVGGGGFLYQSPLGRELRADYRTATGEIKPIVLSDGTQLVLNTASAVDVHYDDRQRLIRLHAGEISLVTGRDPRPLWVQSPQGAMRALGTRFLVRENGGETRLTVLEHAVEAQLAQDARQTRRVEAGEQISFSAAAFSDKQPAAAEDGWLRGVLSVSQWRLDRVIAELARYRRGHLSCDPAVAGLRVSGSFPLNDTDRALALLSQTLPVRLQSFTRYWLKIVPV; encoded by the coding sequence ATGAGCAACGCCATCACCCCCGAGCAGCGCCAGGCGCTGAAGATGGCCGCACACTGGTATGCCCTGCTGTGCGATGAACACGTCACCGACCGCCAGCGCCAACAGTGGCAAGCCTGGCATCAGCAGCATGACGATCACCGCTGGGCCTGGCAGCGCGTCGAAGCGTTGCAGAGCCAGCTGCAGGGCGTACCGGGCAAGTTCAGCTACCGTGCGCTCGATCGCGCCGGCCGCCAATCGGCGATCGATCGCCGCACCCTGCTGAAGAGCCTGCTGCTGTTGCTCGGCGTGGGCGGCGGCGGCTTCCTTTACCAGTCGCCGCTCGGCCGGGAGCTGCGCGCCGACTACCGCACCGCCACCGGCGAGATCAAACCCATAGTGTTAAGCGACGGTACCCAGCTGGTGCTGAACACCGCCAGCGCGGTGGACGTGCATTACGACGATCGCCAACGGCTGATCCGCTTGCACGCCGGGGAAATCAGCCTGGTGACCGGACGCGACCCCCGGCCGCTGTGGGTGCAAAGCCCGCAGGGAGCGATGCGCGCGCTCGGCACCCGCTTTTTGGTGCGTGAGAACGGCGGCGAGACGCGCCTGACGGTGCTGGAGCATGCGGTCGAAGCGCAGCTGGCGCAGGACGCGCGGCAAACTCGCCGGGTGGAAGCCGGAGAACAGATAAGCTTCAGCGCCGCGGCCTTCAGCGACAAACAACCGGCTGCGGCGGAGGACGGCTGGCTGCGCGGCGTGCTGAGCGTCAGCCAGTGGCGGCTGGACCGGGTGATCGCCGAACTGGCGCGCTACCGGCGCGGCCATCTGAGCTGCGATCCGGCCGTCGCCGGCCTGCGCGTCAGCGGCAGTTTCCCGCTCAACGATACCGATCGCGCCCTTGCCCTGCTCAGCCAGACCCTGCCGGTGCGCCTGCAGAGCTTTACCCGCTATTGGCTGAAAATCGTCCCCGTCTGA
- a CDS encoding DUF1161 domain-containing protein produces the protein MKKTLILTAVLLAGAPLAALASCESVKADISQKIINNGVPESGFKLEIVPNDQADQAGGQVVGHCENDTQKIVYTRLNNGDDRGDAAQTGTSQDTSNTQ, from the coding sequence ATGAAAAAAACGCTGATATTAACCGCTGTATTGCTGGCCGGCGCGCCGTTGGCGGCCCTGGCCTCCTGCGAAAGCGTGAAAGCGGACATTTCGCAAAAAATCATCAATAACGGCGTTCCGGAGTCCGGCTTCAAACTGGAGATCGTGCCTAACGATCAGGCCGATCAAGCCGGCGGCCAAGTGGTCGGCCACTGCGAAAACGACACCCAGAAGATCGTCTATACCCGCCTGAACAACGGCGACGATCGCGGTGACGCGGCGCAGACCGGCACCAGCCAGGACACCTCCAACACGCAGTAA
- the fecA gene encoding TonB-dependent Fe(3+) dicitrate receptor FecA: protein MNNAWGKGAPASLWGKRATPLAVAIGLAFAAPLTASAASAAATYHIPAGELDGALNAFAARAGIALSVDGTLTAGKRSPGLSGSYGVDDGLNALLAGSGLQAKALGNHGYTLAKLPQPQKEEDITVVGDWLAEGRQVDVFEHPGARDVVRREEFAKTGTTTVREALNRVPGVVAPENNGTGSHDMALNFGIRGLNPRLASRSTVLMDGIPVPFAPYGQPQLSLAPVSLGNMDAIDVVRGGGAVRYGPQSVGGVVNFVTRAIPKTFGMEAGMQGQLSPTSRQDHPKGTGNLMIGGTADNGLGAALLYSGTRGSDWREHSATKIDDVMLKSRYAPNEVHTFNSLLQYYEGEADMPGGLSRADYNANPFQSTRPYDKFWGRRQLANFGYQYQPDQQHKFDVQSFYTYTLRSGYLDQGKNLTLSPREYWVRGVEPRYSQSFRWGDSAHEVGVGYRYVSESTHELRYTSKASTGRLPSTASPYDRDTQSGTEAHAFYIDDRIDIGDWTITPGMRYEYIKSYQNNYIKNNRLDVSYNAPLPALNVMYHLNEYWNLYANTEGSFGTVQYSQMGKAVDSGKIEPEKARTWELGTRYAGDALTGEIGLFLINFNNQYDSNQVTDSVTARGKTRHAGLEGSLRYDLSQLTPKLDDLTAYASYAYVNATIREDGGYKGNQVPFSPKHKGTLGLDYTPGNWAFNLNGEFQSSQFADNANTVAESADGSTGRIPGYMLWGVRAAYDFGPEMAGLNLGVGVKNLFNHEYFTRAYDDNNKGLYVGQPRTIYLQGSVKF from the coding sequence ATGAACAACGCTTGGGGAAAGGGAGCGCCGGCTTCGCTTTGGGGAAAACGGGCCACGCCGCTGGCCGTGGCCATTGGCCTGGCCTTCGCCGCACCGCTGACGGCGAGCGCCGCCAGCGCCGCTGCAACCTATCACATTCCGGCCGGTGAGCTGGACGGCGCGCTGAACGCGTTCGCCGCGCGCGCCGGCATCGCGCTCTCGGTGGACGGCACGCTGACCGCCGGTAAGCGTTCGCCGGGCCTGAGCGGCAGCTACGGCGTCGATGACGGCCTGAACGCCCTGCTGGCCGGCAGCGGCCTGCAGGCTAAAGCGCTCGGCAACCACGGTTACACGCTGGCCAAACTGCCGCAGCCGCAGAAGGAAGAAGACATCACCGTGGTCGGTGACTGGCTGGCGGAAGGCCGTCAGGTAGACGTGTTCGAACATCCCGGCGCGCGCGACGTGGTGCGCCGCGAAGAATTCGCCAAAACCGGCACCACCACCGTGCGCGAAGCGTTGAACCGCGTGCCGGGCGTGGTGGCACCTGAGAACAACGGCACCGGCAGCCATGACATGGCGCTGAACTTCGGCATTCGCGGCCTCAACCCGCGCCTCGCCAGCCGCTCCACCGTGTTGATGGACGGCATCCCGGTGCCCTTCGCCCCTTACGGCCAGCCGCAGCTGTCGCTGGCGCCGGTCTCGCTCGGCAATATGGATGCGATTGACGTGGTGCGCGGCGGCGGCGCGGTGCGTTACGGGCCACAGAGCGTCGGCGGCGTCGTCAACTTCGTCACCCGTGCCATCCCGAAAACCTTCGGCATGGAGGCCGGCATGCAGGGGCAGCTCAGCCCGACCTCGCGCCAGGATCACCCGAAAGGCACCGGTAACCTGATGATCGGCGGCACCGCCGACAACGGCCTCGGCGCGGCGCTGCTCTACTCCGGCACCCGCGGCAGCGACTGGCGCGAACACAGCGCGACCAAAATTGACGATGTGATGCTGAAAAGCCGTTACGCCCCGAACGAAGTGCACACCTTCAACAGCCTGCTGCAATACTACGAAGGCGAAGCGGACATGCCGGGCGGCCTGAGCCGGGCGGACTACAACGCCAACCCGTTCCAGTCGACGCGCCCGTACGACAAGTTCTGGGGCCGGCGCCAGCTGGCGAACTTCGGCTACCAGTATCAGCCGGATCAGCAGCACAAGTTCGACGTGCAGAGCTTCTACACCTACACCCTGCGCAGCGGCTATCTCGATCAGGGCAAAAACCTGACGCTGTCGCCGCGCGAATACTGGGTGCGCGGCGTGGAACCGCGCTACAGCCAGAGCTTCCGCTGGGGCGATTCAGCCCATGAGGTGGGCGTCGGCTACCGCTACGTCAGCGAATCCACCCACGAGTTGCGCTACACCAGCAAGGCCAGCACCGGCCGGCTGCCGTCCACCGCCAGCCCGTACGATCGCGACACCCAGTCCGGCACCGAGGCGCACGCCTTCTATATCGACGATCGCATCGATATCGGCGACTGGACCATTACGCCGGGCATGCGCTACGAGTACATCAAGTCGTATCAGAACAACTACATCAAGAACAACCGCCTCGACGTTAGCTATAACGCGCCGCTGCCGGCGTTGAACGTGATGTATCACCTGAACGAATACTGGAACCTGTACGCCAACACCGAAGGCTCCTTCGGCACCGTACAGTACAGCCAGATGGGCAAAGCGGTCGACAGCGGCAAGATTGAACCCGAGAAGGCGCGCACCTGGGAGCTGGGCACCCGCTACGCCGGCGATGCGCTGACCGGTGAGATCGGGCTGTTCCTGATCAACTTCAACAACCAGTACGACTCCAACCAGGTGACCGACAGCGTGACCGCGCGCGGCAAAACCCGCCACGCCGGGCTGGAAGGCAGCCTGCGTTACGATCTGTCGCAGCTGACGCCGAAACTGGACGACCTGACCGCCTACGCCAGCTACGCCTACGTCAACGCCACCATCCGTGAAGACGGCGGCTACAAGGGCAATCAGGTGCCGTTCTCGCCGAAGCATAAAGGCACGCTGGGGCTGGACTACACGCCGGGCAACTGGGCGTTTAACCTTAACGGCGAGTTCCAATCCAGCCAGTTCGCCGACAACGCCAACACCGTGGCGGAAAGCGCCGACGGCAGCACCGGCCGCATTCCCGGCTATATGCTGTGGGGCGTGCGCGCCGCCTATGATTTCGGCCCGGAAATGGCCGGTCTGAATCTGGGCGTCGGCGTGAAAAACCTGTTCAACCACGAGTATTTCACCCGCGCCTATGACGACAATAACAAAGGTCTGTACGTCGGCCAGCCGCGCACGATCTATCTGCAAGGCTCGGTGAAGTTCTGA
- a CDS encoding LysR family transcriptional regulator, whose product MRAKLDLNLLRIFVTVVEQGSFVGAARALAMPTSNVSRYISQLERQLEQRLLERSTRSMRLTPNGQLLHERTQPLLASLEHTAQTLSERQQQLRGPLRLCVPNEVGPYLLGEPLAAFAVQHPQIEISCVTNLAGMASLLDDVDLAVMISRGMLDDSDYVAQPLASFPCIVVAAPALLAQWPPSSAIEQFTQLPCISTVDALKGMPWQFVRPDGTFVTVPVNTRYRVNSGEMALKAALAGVGFAMLSELGCRPFLADGRLVEVPLALPPAPLQLYAVYPGRRYLPAKTRALLTFLTQQVGEAANF is encoded by the coding sequence ATGCGCGCCAAATTGGATTTAAACCTGCTACGCATTTTCGTGACGGTGGTGGAGCAAGGTAGCTTCGTCGGGGCGGCGCGGGCGCTGGCGATGCCGACCTCCAACGTCAGCCGCTATATCTCTCAGCTGGAGCGCCAGCTCGAGCAGCGATTGCTCGAACGCAGCACCCGTTCGATGCGGCTGACGCCGAACGGCCAGCTATTGCATGAACGCACCCAGCCGCTGCTGGCGTCGCTGGAACACACCGCGCAAACCCTCAGCGAGCGGCAGCAACAGCTGCGCGGGCCGCTGCGCCTGTGCGTGCCCAATGAAGTGGGGCCATACCTGTTGGGCGAGCCGCTGGCGGCGTTCGCCGTGCAGCATCCGCAGATCGAAATCAGCTGCGTGACCAACCTGGCGGGCATGGCGTCACTGCTCGATGATGTCGATCTGGCGGTGATGATCAGCCGGGGCATGCTGGACGACAGCGACTATGTCGCGCAGCCGCTGGCGTCTTTCCCCTGCATCGTGGTGGCCGCTCCGGCGTTGCTGGCGCAGTGGCCGCCGTCGTCGGCGATTGAACAATTCACGCAATTGCCCTGCATCAGCACGGTGGATGCGCTGAAGGGGATGCCGTGGCAGTTCGTCCGCCCGGACGGAACCTTCGTTACCGTCCCGGTCAATACGCGCTATCGCGTCAACAGCGGGGAGATGGCGCTAAAGGCGGCCTTGGCCGGCGTGGGGTTCGCCATGCTTTCCGAACTCGGCTGCCGGCCGTTTCTGGCCGACGGCCGTTTGGTTGAGGTGCCGCTGGCACTGCCGCCGGCGCCGTTGCAGCTGTATGCCGTTTACCCCGGTCGCCGCTATCTGCCGGCCAAAACGCGCGCGTTGCTGACGTTCCTGACACAGCAGGTTGGCGAGGCGGCTAACTTCTAA
- a CDS encoding DUF1283 family protein: protein MKTFSTQRLLRGMLPVAMLAVMGAWQAPALAATCTQGSTCVTVDGKGSGAMSTEEARQSKEQWNDTKTLRHKVNTRVEKEFDKADRAADDEDRCNDSNNVNAYWEPDTRKCLDRQTGRRIIP, encoded by the coding sequence ATGAAAACATTTTCGACCCAACGACTGCTACGCGGGATGCTGCCGGTCGCCATGCTGGCCGTCATGGGCGCCTGGCAGGCGCCGGCGCTGGCCGCCACCTGCACTCAGGGCAGCACCTGCGTCACCGTCGATGGCAAAGGCAGCGGCGCGATGAGCACCGAAGAAGCGCGCCAGAGCAAAGAGCAGTGGAATGATACCAAAACCCTGCGCCACAAGGTTAACACTCGCGTCGAGAAAGAGTTCGACAAGGCCGATCGCGCGGCGGATGACGAAGACCGCTGCAACGACAGCAACAACGTCAACGCGTACTGGGAGCCGGACACCCGTAAATGCCTGGATCGCCAGACCGGGCGTCGGATTATTCCTTAA
- a CDS encoding GNAT family N-acetyltransferase — translation MNHNDLSQCRVDTDRLLIAPFTAADADDVYQAITPTLTRFMAFEPEASPEDFANVWQGWLPLMREGEEVIFVARRREDRQFVGVGGAHNLRSHTPELGIWVKEGLHGQGYGREIVQGIARWASERFQPPHFLYPVAEQNTASRRLVESLGGVLAGRCERVKYDAVVYHLPPQR, via the coding sequence ATGAATCATAATGACCTTTCTCAGTGCCGCGTGGACACCGACCGTTTGTTGATTGCCCCCTTTACCGCAGCAGACGCCGACGATGTTTACCAGGCGATCACCCCCACTCTGACACGCTTTATGGCCTTTGAGCCGGAGGCGTCGCCGGAAGATTTCGCCAACGTCTGGCAAGGCTGGCTGCCGCTGATGCGCGAAGGCGAAGAAGTGATCTTCGTCGCCCGCCGGCGCGAAGACCGACAGTTCGTCGGCGTCGGCGGCGCGCACAACCTGCGCAGCCACACCCCGGAGCTGGGCATCTGGGTGAAAGAGGGCCTGCACGGCCAGGGCTACGGCCGCGAAATCGTGCAAGGTATCGCGCGTTGGGCCAGCGAACGCTTCCAGCCGCCGCACTTTCTCTACCCGGTGGCCGAACAGAATACCGCCAGCCGCCGCCTCGTCGAGTCGCTGGGCGGCGTGCTGGCCGGCCGCTGCGAACGCGTCAAGTACGACGCCGTGGTATACCACCTGCCGCCTCAGCGCTAA
- the fecI gene encoding ferric citrate uptake sigma factor FecI — protein sequence MSATASAPHTALSRLYATHHAWLQGWLRRRLGCAFDADDVAQDTFMRLLKSDAAATLREPKDFLVTVAKRVMVDLFRRRTLERAYLEMLALIPDGYAPSPEQRQSLLESLQEIDAMLDGLGPKVKQAFLLSQLEGLGYADIAARLSVSVSSVKKYMAKATEHCLLFSLENDVFS from the coding sequence ATGTCCGCCACCGCTTCTGCCCCGCACACCGCGCTGTCGCGCCTTTACGCCACCCACCATGCCTGGTTGCAGGGATGGCTGCGCAGGCGGCTGGGCTGCGCTTTCGACGCGGACGACGTGGCGCAGGACACCTTCATGCGCCTGCTGAAAAGCGACGCCGCGGCGACCCTGCGCGAGCCGAAAGATTTTCTGGTCACCGTCGCCAAGCGGGTGATGGTCGATCTGTTTCGCCGCAGAACGCTGGAGCGCGCCTATCTGGAGATGCTGGCGCTGATCCCGGACGGCTATGCCCCGTCGCCGGAGCAGCGCCAGAGCCTGCTGGAAAGCCTGCAGGAGATAGACGCCATGCTCGACGGCCTGGGGCCAAAGGTGAAACAGGCCTTCCTGCTGTCGCAGCTCGAAGGCCTGGGCTATGCGGACATCGCCGCGCGGCTCAGCGTGTCGGTCAGCTCGGTTAAAAAATACATGGCCAAGGCCACCGAGCATTGCCTGCTGTTCAGCCTGGAAAACGACGTTTTCTCATGA
- a CDS encoding YnfA family protein — MLKTTLLFFATALAEIIGCFLPYLWLKKQGSAWLLLPAALSLMLFVWLLTLHPAASGRVYAAYGGVYVATALLWLRVVDGVKLSALDWVGAGVALVGMLIIVSGWRAA; from the coding sequence ATGTTAAAAACCACGCTGTTGTTTTTCGCCACTGCGCTCGCCGAAATTATCGGCTGTTTCCTGCCTTATCTCTGGCTCAAGAAGCAGGGCAGCGCCTGGCTATTGCTGCCGGCGGCATTGAGCCTGATGCTGTTTGTCTGGCTGTTGACGCTGCATCCGGCGGCCAGCGGGCGGGTCTACGCGGCCTACGGCGGCGTGTATGTGGCGACGGCGCTGCTGTGGCTGCGGGTGGTGGACGGGGTGAAGCTGTCCGCGCTGGACTGGGTGGGCGCCGGGGTGGCGCTGGTGGGCATGCTGATCATCGTTTCCGGCTGGCGTGCGGCCTGA
- the guaD gene encoding guanine deaminase — translation MALQFTTAIRGNFFDITACVEKAQQLDERLRHIPDGLLLLNEGTIVWFGSWQQGEALLPPGFAVTEYRDKPIVPGFIDTHIHYPQTEMIGAYGDQLLGWLNNYTFPTESRYGCEQHADEMSAFFLRELLSNGTTTALVFGSVHPQSVDALFTQAQALNMRLIAGKVMMDRHAPEALLETPEQSYRQTRELIERWHGKGRLGYAITPRFAPTSTPALLAQVQRLREEFPDVWLQTHLSENPQEVAWVKSLFPQSQSYLDVYHRYGMTGGKSVFAHCLHLEEQEWDCLCETRSAIAFCPTSNLFLGSGLFDLQQAWRKRVKFGIGTDVGAGTTFNMLRTLGEAYKVGQLQHYRLSAVEAFYHATLGGARALALDDKIGNFNVGKEADFVVLDPAVTPLQQLRYANSATSAEQGFVLMTLGDDRNIYRTYVDGKVVYQAPR, via the coding sequence ATGGCACTGCAATTCACCACGGCTATTCGTGGCAATTTTTTTGATATCACCGCCTGCGTGGAGAAAGCGCAACAGCTCGACGAACGCCTGCGGCACATTCCCGACGGTTTGTTGCTGCTCAACGAGGGCACCATCGTCTGGTTCGGCAGCTGGCAGCAGGGTGAGGCGCTGTTGCCGCCGGGTTTCGCGGTCACGGAGTATCGCGACAAACCGATCGTGCCGGGCTTTATCGACACCCATATCCACTACCCACAAACCGAAATGATCGGCGCCTATGGCGACCAGTTGCTGGGGTGGTTAAACAATTACACCTTCCCGACCGAAAGCCGTTACGGCTGCGAACAGCACGCCGACGAGATGTCGGCCTTCTTTCTGCGGGAGTTGCTGAGCAACGGCACCACCACCGCGCTGGTGTTCGGCAGCGTGCACCCGCAGTCGGTCGATGCGCTGTTCACCCAGGCGCAAGCGCTGAATATGCGCCTGATCGCCGGTAAGGTGATGATGGATCGCCATGCGCCGGAGGCGCTGCTGGAAACGCCGGAGCAAAGTTATCGCCAGACGCGTGAGTTGATCGAACGCTGGCACGGCAAAGGCCGCCTCGGTTACGCCATTACGCCGCGCTTTGCGCCCACCAGTACCCCGGCGCTGCTTGCGCAGGTGCAGCGGCTGCGCGAAGAATTCCCCGACGTTTGGCTGCAGACGCACCTGAGCGAGAATCCGCAGGAAGTGGCCTGGGTAAAATCGCTGTTCCCGCAGAGCCAAAGCTATCTGGACGTTTACCACCGCTATGGCATGACCGGCGGCAAAAGCGTGTTCGCCCACTGCCTGCACCTGGAGGAGCAGGAGTGGGACTGCCTGTGCGAGACCCGCTCGGCGATCGCGTTTTGCCCCACCTCCAATCTGTTCCTCGGCAGCGGGCTGTTCGACCTGCAGCAGGCCTGGCGCAAGCGGGTGAAGTTCGGCATCGGCACCGACGTGGGGGCCGGCACCACTTTCAATATGTTGCGCACGCTGGGCGAGGCATACAAGGTCGGCCAGCTGCAGCATTACCGGCTCTCTGCCGTAGAAGCGTTCTACCACGCCACCCTGGGCGGCGCCCGCGCGCTGGCGCTGGACGACAAAATCGGCAACTTCAACGTCGGTAAAGAGGCGGATTTCGTGGTGCTCGATCCGGCGGTCACGCCGCTGCAGCAGTTGCGCTACGCCAACAGCGCCACGTCGGCGGAACAAGGGTTCGTGCTGATGACGCTGGGAGACGATCGCAACATTTATCGCACCTATGTGGACGGCAAGGTGGTTTATCAGGCGCCGCGCTGA
- a CDS encoding MFS transporter, which yields MTPARKLTAIALVIAFIQFTNALEYMVFNPIFLYMAADFSVPVSFAGYVSAAYTLAALISGIGAFFWIGGVEKRRFLLLNVTLLGVTTLLIATTQQFYWLLALRLLAGLLGGTTMGVGIGLLLNAAPAALHGRMLATVIASFSLVSIVGMPGMLYLCEVASWRAALVTIGGLCLLAAVLVALFVPRDAPQPRATAPVALDRRLLLFAAAAGLTQFSPMLLIPVLAPLLTQRLQVADAHLPWLFLIGGVAGYLATVLAGRWLQRFGTVTLTVGATLLLLGSLWLAARGGDRGELFMVAFLAAAYARLVAISSLSLRWPDARQRAAFGVLQTALIHLSATAAFLLSSALLSSGLTPLSLQRLLWLCALSAVTVVPLSVWLQARLRQRGA from the coding sequence ATGACACCCGCGAGAAAGCTGACGGCGATAGCGCTGGTCATCGCCTTTATTCAGTTCACCAATGCCCTGGAATACATGGTATTCAACCCGATATTCCTCTACATGGCCGCCGATTTTTCCGTGCCCGTCAGCTTCGCCGGCTATGTCAGCGCGGCCTATACGCTGGCCGCGCTGATTTCCGGCATCGGCGCATTTTTCTGGATCGGCGGCGTTGAGAAGCGGCGCTTTCTGCTGCTCAATGTCACGCTGCTGGGCGTGACCACCTTATTGATCGCCACAACCCAGCAGTTTTACTGGCTGCTGGCACTGCGGCTGTTGGCCGGGCTGTTGGGCGGCACCACGATGGGCGTTGGGATCGGCCTGCTGCTCAACGCCGCACCGGCCGCACTGCACGGCAGAATGTTGGCGACGGTGATCGCGTCCTTTTCGTTGGTGAGCATTGTCGGCATGCCGGGCATGCTGTACCTGTGCGAAGTGGCGAGCTGGCGCGCCGCGCTGGTGACTATCGGCGGGCTGTGTCTGCTGGCGGCCGTCTTGGTCGCGCTGTTCGTTCCCAGGGATGCGCCGCAGCCACGGGCTACCGCGCCCGTCGCGCTCGATCGCCGATTGCTGCTGTTCGCCGCCGCAGCCGGCCTGACGCAGTTCAGCCCGATGCTGCTGATCCCGGTGCTGGCGCCGCTGCTCACCCAGCGGCTACAGGTGGCAGACGCGCATTTGCCCTGGCTGTTTCTCATCGGCGGCGTGGCCGGCTATCTGGCGACCGTACTGGCGGGCCGCTGGCTGCAACGCTTTGGCACCGTGACGCTGACGGTGGGCGCCACGCTGTTGCTGCTGGGCAGCCTGTGGCTGGCGGCGCGCGGTGGCGATCGCGGCGAGCTGTTCATGGTCGCGTTTCTCGCGGCGGCCTATGCGCGGCTGGTGGCGATCTCTTCCCTGAGCCTGCGCTGGCCGGACGCTCGGCAGCGCGCCGCCTTTGGCGTACTGCAAACCGCCCTGATACACCTGAGCGCCACGGCGGCCTTCTTGCTCTCCTCCGCGTTGCTGAGCAGCGGCCTCACCCCGCTTAGCCTGCAACGCCTGTTATGGCTGTGCGCGCTGAGCGCGGTCACCGTCGTGCCGCTCAGCGTTTGGCTGCAGGCGCGGCTGCGTCAGCGCGGCGCCTGA
- the ydfG gene encoding bifunctional NADP-dependent 3-hydroxy acid dehydrogenase/3-hydroxypropionate dehydrogenase YdfG, which yields MIIFVTGATSGFGEAIARRFIREGHQVIAAGRRLERLEELQEELGQALHIVRLDVRNRAAIQQAIEALPAELRQIDVLVNNAGLALGLEPAHKANADDWETMIDTNAKGLVNMTRALLPAMVERNVGHVINIGSTAANWPYAGGNVYGATKAFVKQFSLGLRADLHGTRIRVTDIEPGLVGGTEFSNVRFKGDDGKVNKTYEGADALTPEDIAESVFWVATLPARVNINTLEMMPVSQSFAGLNIHRGA from the coding sequence ATGATTATTTTTGTTACCGGCGCCACCTCCGGTTTCGGCGAGGCCATTGCGCGCCGTTTTATCCGTGAAGGCCACCAGGTGATCGCCGCCGGGCGCCGCCTTGAGCGTCTCGAAGAGCTGCAGGAAGAACTCGGCCAAGCCCTGCACATCGTGCGGCTCGACGTGCGCAACCGCGCCGCCATTCAGCAGGCGATCGAAGCACTGCCGGCCGAGCTGCGCCAGATCGACGTGCTGGTGAACAACGCCGGGCTGGCGCTGGGGCTGGAGCCGGCGCACAAAGCCAACGCCGATGACTGGGAAACCATGATCGACACCAACGCCAAAGGGCTGGTGAACATGACGCGTGCGCTGCTGCCGGCCATGGTCGAGCGCAACGTCGGCCATGTGATCAACATCGGCTCCACCGCCGCCAACTGGCCTTACGCCGGCGGCAACGTGTACGGCGCCACCAAGGCGTTCGTCAAACAGTTTAGCCTGGGCCTGCGCGCCGATCTGCACGGCACGCGCATCCGCGTGACCGATATCGAGCCGGGCCTGGTGGGCGGCACCGAATTCTCCAACGTGCGCTTCAAGGGCGATGACGGCAAGGTCAACAAAACCTACGAAGGCGCCGATGCGCTGACGCCGGAAGACATCGCCGAGTCGGTGTTCTGGGTCGCAACGCTGCCGGCGCGCGTCAACATCAACACGCTGGAAATGATGCCGGTCAGCCAGTCCTTCGCCGGGCTGAACATCCACCGCGGCGCCTGA